One genomic window of Leptospira paudalimensis includes the following:
- the rplF gene encoding 50S ribosomal protein L6, whose translation MSRVGKSIIKLPAKVEVKADAEVLTIKGPLGELKTPLYEGVGANVENGELVFTRKSEDQKTVALHGLVRSLAMNCVKGVTTGWEKNLEITGVGYRAQKRGKDLVMALGYSHEVVFPEPNGIKIEVADQLKIKVSGIDRQLVGQVAADIRSKRPPEPYKGKGIKYQNEYIRRKAGKTGKK comes from the coding sequence ATGTCTCGAGTTGGAAAAAGTATCATCAAATTGCCTGCAAAGGTAGAAGTTAAAGCAGATGCAGAAGTCCTTACAATCAAAGGGCCGTTAGGGGAATTAAAAACTCCACTTTACGAAGGTGTCGGAGCAAACGTTGAAAACGGCGAATTGGTGTTCACAAGAAAAAGTGAAGACCAAAAGACAGTGGCTCTCCACGGTCTCGTTCGTTCCCTTGCGATGAACTGTGTAAAGGGTGTCACAACTGGATGGGAAAAAAACCTAGAAATCACTGGGGTCGGTTACCGTGCGCAAAAACGTGGTAAGGATCTTGTGATGGCACTTGGTTATTCTCACGAAGTGGTTTTCCCTGAGCCAAATGGCATCAAAATTGAAGTCGCAGATCAGCTCAAAATCAAAGTATCGGGCATTGACCGACAACTGGTTGGACAAGTTGCGGCTGACATTCGTTCCAAAAGACCTCCAGAGCCTTACAAAGGGAAAGGGATCAAATATCAGAACGAATACATCCGTAGAAAGGCCGGAAAAACCGGTAAGAAGTAG
- the rplR gene encoding 50S ribosomal protein L18 produces MINKTAKNSKRLRRAERVRYKLRQTSDRPRLVFNKTNRYLTAQIIDDAKGVTLVYATTLEKDFPKHENSKKSKSAATELGKVVADKAKKAGVSQVVLDRSGMVYHGRIAAFADSAREGGLEF; encoded by the coding sequence ATGATCAACAAGACAGCTAAAAATAGTAAAAGATTGAGAAGAGCGGAGAGAGTTCGTTACAAACTCCGCCAAACATCGGATAGACCTCGGTTAGTGTTTAACAAAACAAACCGTTACCTGACTGCACAAATCATTGATGATGCAAAAGGTGTAACACTAGTTTACGCAACCACTCTCGAGAAAGATTTTCCGAAACATGAAAATTCTAAGAAGAGTAAATCGGCTGCAACCGAACTCGGTAAAGTAGTCGCTGATAAGGCGAAAAAAGCGGGTGTTTCCCAAGTGGTACTAGACCGTTCTGGGATGGTTTACCATGGAAGAATCGCTGCGTTTGCTGATTCTGCCCGTGAAGGTGGATTGGAGTTCTAA
- the rpsE gene encoding 30S ribosomal protein S5 — translation MLEEETKEFTEKVVKIDRVAKVVKGGRRFSFNALSVVGDSKGKVGIGFGKANEVPDAIRKSIESAKKNLKSIHYIGHTVPHDVVGQFKSARVILKPASPGTGIIAGASVRSVLERAGIQDVLTKSWGSSNPMNIVKATMDALQQLETPSMAVKRRGVSLKHLFGQDL, via the coding sequence ATGTTAGAAGAAGAAACAAAAGAATTTACTGAGAAAGTCGTTAAAATCGACCGCGTCGCCAAAGTAGTAAAAGGGGGACGTCGTTTCTCTTTTAATGCTCTTTCCGTTGTAGGTGACTCCAAAGGAAAAGTAGGCATTGGATTTGGAAAAGCAAATGAAGTTCCAGATGCAATCCGTAAGTCCATTGAATCGGCAAAAAAGAATTTAAAATCCATTCATTATATTGGTCACACCGTTCCTCACGATGTGGTTGGACAATTCAAATCAGCACGTGTGATTTTGAAACCAGCTTCACCTGGAACTGGGATCATCGCGGGAGCTTCTGTTCGTTCCGTATTGGAAAGAGCAGGGATCCAAGATGTTCTAACAAAATCTTGGGGATCTTCAAACCCGATGAACATTGTAAAGGCGACTATGGATGCATTACAACAGTTGGAAACTCCGTCTATGGCGGTGAAACGACGTGGTGTTAGCCTCAAACACTTGTTTGGGCAAGATCTATAA
- the rpmD gene encoding 50S ribosomal protein L30, translating to MEEVIVTQERSSIGIIPMHKKTLIALGLKKKGQSKKHKMTPQLKGMLRQVGYLLKVEKV from the coding sequence ATGGAAGAAGTGATCGTAACGCAAGAAAGAAGTTCCATTGGTATCATCCCAATGCACAAAAAAACTTTGATTGCTCTCGGCCTTAAAAAGAAAGGTCAATCCAAAAAACACAAAATGACTCCCCAATTGAAAGGGATGTTACGACAAGTAGGATACTTGTTGAAAGTGGAAAAGGTATAA
- the rplO gene encoding 50S ribosomal protein L15, whose product MAQERIEQGRGFGAKRAKKSTSLGNKNLVPVPEGAKTSPKRVGQGPGSGMGKTSTRGSKGQRARAASMRRGFEGGQLPLHRRLPKRGFTNIFSEVFQPVNLISLTKAGLSGEVTPAILKAKALIKSELGPIKLLGTGEVTVAITITVDAFSASAKEKIEKAGGKVIIREKKKEEKKN is encoded by the coding sequence ATGGCACAAGAAAGAATCGAACAAGGTCGTGGGTTTGGTGCAAAACGCGCTAAAAAATCCACATCTCTCGGAAACAAAAACTTGGTTCCCGTTCCGGAAGGCGCAAAAACCTCTCCGAAACGAGTGGGCCAAGGTCCAGGATCAGGGATGGGAAAAACTTCCACTCGTGGATCCAAAGGACAAAGAGCTCGTGCAGCATCCATGAGACGTGGATTTGAAGGTGGACAGCTCCCTCTTCACAGACGTTTACCAAAACGTGGTTTTACTAATATCTTCTCTGAAGTATTCCAACCAGTGAATTTGATTTCTCTTACGAAAGCTGGTCTTTCGGGAGAAGTGACTCCTGCGATTTTGAAAGCAAAGGCACTAATCAAATCCGAACTAGGACCGATTAAATTACTCGGAACTGGTGAAGTGACTGTTGCGATTACCATTACGGTTGATGCATTTTCAGCTTCTGCAAAAGAGAAAATTGAAAAAGCAGGTGGCAAAGTCATCATCAGAGAAAAGAAAAAAGAAGAGAAAAAAAACTAA
- the secY gene encoding preprotein translocase subunit SecY, with protein MFQTIANIFRIPELRSKILFTIGMLLLFRMGTHVTIPGINSLIVTGITADPSEGFLGMVDLFAGGALLKFSIFALGIMPYISSSIIMQLVMVLIPSLQKMQKEGEEGRKKIQQYTKYGTLILCAIQSLAVIQLANSWSTGSGTAQAKYPGLINPSVEGYFLPIAMLSITTGTVLLIWLGEQITERGIGNGISLIIFAGIIGRMPEALIAMFTSDTSDALSILILIIIFIVLISLTVILTQGVRRVPLNYGKQMVGRKMVQARSQSIPFKVNSANVMPIIFASSLILFPQTIVQWLSSKGGQWAGWAVIMDYFNPFSQIWYHALFYYVIYTSLIIFFAYFYTAIQFNPQELADNLKKYGGFIPGVRPGSQTKEMIEKILNRITLPGALFLAGLALAPYLIIKFLNLGSNTGGGTLVYTFGGTSLLIMVGVALETLKQIEAQLLMRNYEGFMKKTKIKGRV; from the coding sequence ATGTTTCAAACCATCGCTAACATCTTTCGAATCCCGGAATTAAGATCTAAAATCCTATTTACGATCGGTATGTTGTTACTTTTTAGAATGGGAACTCACGTGACCATTCCTGGTATCAACAGTTTGATTGTGACGGGCATTACTGCCGATCCAAGTGAAGGTTTCCTTGGAATGGTAGATTTGTTTGCTGGTGGTGCTCTTCTCAAATTTTCTATTTTTGCACTTGGGATTATGCCTTATATCTCTTCTTCGATCATTATGCAACTTGTGATGGTTCTCATTCCTAGTTTGCAAAAAATGCAAAAAGAAGGGGAAGAGGGTAGGAAAAAGATCCAACAGTACACGAAGTACGGAACGCTCATTCTTTGTGCAATTCAGTCTCTTGCTGTGATCCAACTTGCCAATTCTTGGTCCACTGGATCGGGAACTGCGCAGGCTAAATACCCAGGTCTAATCAATCCTTCCGTCGAAGGGTATTTTTTACCGATTGCCATGTTATCCATCACAACAGGAACAGTGCTTCTCATTTGGCTCGGGGAACAAATCACCGAACGTGGGATTGGTAATGGAATTTCTCTCATTATCTTTGCGGGTATCATTGGTCGTATGCCAGAAGCACTCATTGCGATGTTTACTTCTGATACTTCAGATGCTCTCAGTATCCTGATCCTAATTATCATCTTTATTGTTCTCATTTCACTCACGGTGATTTTAACCCAAGGGGTTCGCCGGGTTCCACTGAATTACGGAAAACAGATGGTGGGTAGAAAGATGGTACAGGCTCGTAGCCAATCCATTCCTTTCAAAGTGAACAGTGCAAACGTAATGCCAATTATCTTTGCATCTTCCCTCATTCTATTTCCACAAACAATTGTTCAGTGGTTGTCTTCCAAAGGGGGACAGTGGGCTGGTTGGGCTGTGATTATGGATTATTTTAACCCATTCTCACAAATCTGGTACCATGCTTTATTTTACTATGTGATTTATACTTCTCTCATCATCTTCTTTGCTTATTTTTATACGGCAATTCAGTTCAATCCACAGGAACTCGCTGATAACTTAAAAAAATACGGTGGGTTTATCCCAGGTGTTCGTCCAGGAAGCCAAACAAAAGAAATGATCGAGAAAATTTTGAATCGAATCACCTTACCGGGTGCTCTTTTCCTTGCTGGTCTTGCTCTTGCTCCGTATCTCATCATTAAATTCTTAAACCTGGGATCCAATACAGGTGGTGGAACTTTAGTGTATACATTCGGAGGAACTTCTCTTCTCATTATGGTGGGTGTGGCACTCGAAACCTTAAAACAAATCGAAGCCCAACTCCTCATGAGAAACTACGAAGGTTTCATGAAAAAGACTAAAATCAAGGGAAGAGTGTAA
- a CDS encoding adenylate kinase: protein MKRLIFMGPPGAGKGTQADIIKEKYKIPQISTGDILRAAVKNGTAMGIEAKKFMDAGDLVPDAVVIGIIRDRLVEADCANGFILDGFPRTVEQAKALSEILKELHMELDSVVNLDVPDEELVKRLLGRAIKEGRSDDNEETIKNRLHTYNTKTLPLIDFYKGTGILRQINGLGSMEEITNTILKSIQ, encoded by the coding sequence ATGAAGAGACTCATATTTATGGGCCCTCCAGGTGCTGGTAAGGGAACACAAGCTGACATCATCAAAGAGAAATACAAGATCCCTCAGATTTCCACAGGCGATATCCTCCGTGCCGCAGTAAAAAATGGCACTGCTATGGGGATTGAAGCAAAAAAATTTATGGACGCTGGAGACCTTGTTCCAGATGCTGTCGTTATAGGCATAATTCGCGACCGATTGGTCGAAGCTGATTGTGCAAATGGATTCATATTGGATGGATTTCCAAGGACGGTGGAGCAAGCAAAGGCTCTCTCGGAAATCCTCAAAGAGCTTCACATGGAGCTCGACTCCGTTGTCAACCTAGACGTTCCTGATGAAGAACTCGTCAAACGTTTGCTAGGTAGAGCGATCAAAGAAGGACGCTCGGATGACAACGAAGAGACCATCAAAAACCGTCTGCATACTTACAACACCAAGACGTTGCCCCTGATTGACTTTTATAAAGGCACGGGGATCCTTCGGCAAATCAATGGGTTGGGAAGTATGGAAGAAATCACTAACACTATTTTAAAATCAATCCAGTAG
- the infA gene encoding translation initiation factor IF-1: MAKEEAITIDGTVLEPLPNAMFRVELENGHKVLAHISGKMRMHYIRILPGDKVTVELSPYDLTKGRITYRKK; this comes from the coding sequence CTGGCTAAGGAAGAAGCAATCACCATTGACGGAACCGTTTTAGAACCGTTACCAAATGCAATGTTCCGTGTGGAACTAGAGAATGGTCACAAGGTTTTAGCGCACATTTCAGGAAAGATGCGTATGCACTACATTCGTATTCTACCTGGAGATAAAGTCACTGTGGAACTTTCTCCTTATGACTTAACCAAGGGCCGTATCACTTACAGAAAGAAATAG
- the rpmJ gene encoding 50S ribosomal protein L36 has translation MKVRASVKKICPECKVIRRKGVIRVICTNPKHKQRQR, from the coding sequence ATGAAAGTTAGAGCATCAGTCAAAAAAATCTGTCCAGAATGCAAAGTCATTCGCAGAAAAGGTGTAATCCGAGTGATTTGCACGAACCCAAAACACAAACAAAGGCAAAGATAG
- the rpsM gene encoding 30S ribosomal protein S13 has translation MARIAGVDLPSNKRIVIGLTYVFGIGKTSSQNILKKAGIDESIRVKDLSDEQEAAIRRVIEESYQVEGDLRSEVNLNIKRLMDVGCYRGFRHRRGLPVNGQRTRTNARTRKGVKKTVANKKKATK, from the coding sequence ATGGCACGTATCGCGGGTGTTGATTTACCATCAAACAAAAGAATAGTGATCGGTCTTACATACGTATTTGGTATTGGTAAGACATCCTCTCAAAATATCCTGAAAAAAGCAGGAATTGACGAATCTATCAGGGTGAAGGACCTCTCGGACGAACAAGAAGCCGCGATCCGACGAGTCATTGAAGAATCATACCAGGTAGAAGGGGATCTTCGTTCCGAAGTCAACCTCAACATCAAACGATTGATGGATGTGGGCTGTTACAGAGGTTTCCGTCACAGACGTGGACTTCCAGTTAACGGACAAAGAACAAGAACCAACGCAAGAACCCGTAAGGGAGTCAAGAAGACTGTAGCCAATAAGAAAAAGGCTACTAAGTAG
- the rpsK gene encoding 30S ribosomal protein S11 — MAEKDAKNKKDTKKVKKKEKKNVPRGKVYIQASFNNTIVSITDMAGNVLSWSSSGMMGFRGSKKSTPYAAQVAATNAAEKAIEAAGLSEVDVMVSGPGIGRESAIRSLTTKGIAIKLIKDVTPLPHNGCRPRKRRRV, encoded by the coding sequence ATGGCTGAAAAAGACGCAAAGAATAAAAAAGATACCAAAAAGGTTAAGAAAAAAGAAAAGAAAAACGTTCCACGGGGTAAGGTTTATATCCAAGCTTCGTTTAACAATACAATCGTATCGATTACTGATATGGCTGGAAACGTTCTTTCTTGGTCTTCTTCCGGAATGATGGGATTTCGTGGGTCCAAAAAATCCACTCCTTACGCAGCACAAGTAGCTGCTACCAATGCTGCTGAGAAAGCAATTGAAGCTGCTGGTCTTTCCGAAGTGGATGTAATGGTTTCAGGTCCTGGAATTGGACGTGAATCTGCCATTCGGTCTTTGACCACAAAAGGGATTGCAATCAAACTCATTAAAGACGTAACTCCGCTCCCTCACAATGGGTGCCGACCACGAAAAAGAAGAAGGGTGTAG